The Vicia villosa cultivar HV-30 ecotype Madison, WI unplaced genomic scaffold, Vvil1.0 ctg.000920F_1_1, whole genome shotgun sequence genome has a window encoding:
- the LOC131632230 gene encoding bHLH transcription factor RHL1-like isoform X1, with the protein MQPFSAEMHSLNSLFNSSSSPQIPIPLPNHHQHTDNDTEDFLKQMLSNLSPPSPWTIHPNSEENFTFPYDQQTNLASNHQITVKTIPAHPADFDTLLQTGDGSVSGFLHNQPPQMQNFGGGSVSVTNQAPVAQPKQKVRARRGQATDPHSIAERLRRERIAERMKSLQELVPNANKTDKASMLDEIIDYVKFLQVQVKALSVSRLGGAASVAPLVADMSSEGVSDCVQANGGNAGLHPKTSSSNESLTMTEHQVAKLMEEDMGSAMQYLQGKGLCLMPISLATAISTATCHTRNPLINGDGPSSPGMSVNSIVKDANSASKS; encoded by the exons ATGCAACCTTTCAGCGCAGAAATGCATTCTCTTAACTCCCTTTTCAACTCCTCTTCTTCTCCTCAAATCCCCATTCCTCTCCCCAATCACCACCAACACACCGACAACGACACAGAAGATTTTCTCAAACAAATGCTCTCCAATCTTTCTCCTCCCTCTCCCTGGACTATCCACCCTAATTCCGAAGAGAATTTCACTTTCCCTTATGATCAACAAACCAACCTCGCCTCCAACCACCAGATCACTGTTAAAACCATCCCCGCCCATCCCGCTGACTTTGACACC CTTTTACAGACTGGTGACGGTTCCGTCTCTGGATTTCTCCACAATCAACCTCCTCAG ATGCAAAATTTTGGAGGTGGTTCAGTGAGTGTAACGAACCAAGCTCCGGTGGCTCAACCAAAGCAGAAAGTTAGGGCTAGGAGAGGACAGGCCACTGATCCACACAGCATCGCCGAAAGG TTAAGGAGGGAAAGAATAGCTGAAAGAATGAAATCATTGCAAGAGCTTGTTCCAAATGCAAATAAG ACAGATAAGGCCTCCATGCTGGATGAGATCATTGATTATGTCAAGTTCCTACAGGTTCAAGTCAAG GCTTTGAGCGTGAGTAGATTAGGCGGAGCTGCATCGGTCGCTCCTCTTGTAGCTGATATGTCCTCGGAG GGTGTCAGTGACTGCGTCCAAGCCAACGGCGGCAACGCTGGGCTCCACCCTAAAACGTCGTCGTCGAACGAGAGTCTCACAATGACGGAGCATCAGGTGGCGAAGCTTATGGAGGAAGACATGGGATCCGCCATGCAATACTTGCAGGGCAAAGGCCTCTGCCTCATGCCTATTTCTCTCGCCACTGCAATCTCCACTGCCACGTGTCACACCAGGAACCCTTTGATTAACGGTGATGGACCATCTTCTCCCGGAATGTCCGTTAACAGCATAGTCAAAGATGCTAATTCTGCTTCTAAGTCGTAG
- the LOC131632230 gene encoding bHLH transcription factor RHL1-like isoform X2, which yields MQPFSAEMHSLNSLFNSSSSPQIPIPLPNHHQHTDNDTEDFLKQMLSNLSPPSPWTIHPNSEENFTFPYDQQTNLASNHQITVKTIPAHPADFDTTGDGSVSGFLHNQPPQMQNFGGGSVSVTNQAPVAQPKQKVRARRGQATDPHSIAERLRRERIAERMKSLQELVPNANKTDKASMLDEIIDYVKFLQVQVKALSVSRLGGAASVAPLVADMSSEGVSDCVQANGGNAGLHPKTSSSNESLTMTEHQVAKLMEEDMGSAMQYLQGKGLCLMPISLATAISTATCHTRNPLINGDGPSSPGMSVNSIVKDANSASKS from the exons ATGCAACCTTTCAGCGCAGAAATGCATTCTCTTAACTCCCTTTTCAACTCCTCTTCTTCTCCTCAAATCCCCATTCCTCTCCCCAATCACCACCAACACACCGACAACGACACAGAAGATTTTCTCAAACAAATGCTCTCCAATCTTTCTCCTCCCTCTCCCTGGACTATCCACCCTAATTCCGAAGAGAATTTCACTTTCCCTTATGATCAACAAACCAACCTCGCCTCCAACCACCAGATCACTGTTAAAACCATCCCCGCCCATCCCGCTGACTTTGACACC ACTGGTGACGGTTCCGTCTCTGGATTTCTCCACAATCAACCTCCTCAG ATGCAAAATTTTGGAGGTGGTTCAGTGAGTGTAACGAACCAAGCTCCGGTGGCTCAACCAAAGCAGAAAGTTAGGGCTAGGAGAGGACAGGCCACTGATCCACACAGCATCGCCGAAAGG TTAAGGAGGGAAAGAATAGCTGAAAGAATGAAATCATTGCAAGAGCTTGTTCCAAATGCAAATAAG ACAGATAAGGCCTCCATGCTGGATGAGATCATTGATTATGTCAAGTTCCTACAGGTTCAAGTCAAG GCTTTGAGCGTGAGTAGATTAGGCGGAGCTGCATCGGTCGCTCCTCTTGTAGCTGATATGTCCTCGGAG GGTGTCAGTGACTGCGTCCAAGCCAACGGCGGCAACGCTGGGCTCCACCCTAAAACGTCGTCGTCGAACGAGAGTCTCACAATGACGGAGCATCAGGTGGCGAAGCTTATGGAGGAAGACATGGGATCCGCCATGCAATACTTGCAGGGCAAAGGCCTCTGCCTCATGCCTATTTCTCTCGCCACTGCAATCTCCACTGCCACGTGTCACACCAGGAACCCTTTGATTAACGGTGATGGACCATCTTCTCCCGGAATGTCCGTTAACAGCATAGTCAAAGATGCTAATTCTGCTTCTAAGTCGTAG